The Horticoccus luteus DNA window CGGCAGCTCCGCGAGCGCCAGATAACGCTTTAACAACAACTGCACCGCTCGCGGCGTGATGCGCTCGTGTTTCGCCGTCACGACGACCGGCGCCTCTGCGCCCGTGTCCTGCGCAAATTCGCTGCGAAATTTCTTCAACACCGCCAGCGCCACCGTCCCGAGCGGACACAACCGCTCCTTCCGCCCCTTGCCGAGCACGCGCGCCACACCTCCATCGAAATCGATCTGCCCGTAGTTGAGCCCCGCCAGCTCGCTCACCCGCAACCCGCCGCCATAGATCAACTCCATTGCCAGCCGGTCGCGCCACGCCGTGAACGAGTCCACCGTCTCATTCTCCAGCAACCGCTGCGGCCCGAGCAGCAGTTTCCTCATCTGCTCCTCCGTCAAAAATTTTGGCAGCCGTTTTTCCAGCCGCGGCAGCGGCACACCCACGAACGGATTCGCCACCACTCGCCCGCGCCGCACCCAGAATTTATACAGCGAACGCAACCCCGATACGTGGTTGTGCAACGTCCGCCGATCGAACCGCCGCTGCGCCTCGATCACGAAATCCCGGACCTCCCGCGGTTGCACGTTCTCCAGCGCCGCGTCGCTCCGCCCTTCGCCCAACCGCCAGCG harbors:
- a CDS encoding tyrosine-type recombinase/integrase, whose amino-acid sequence is MSSNASSSAPVDALPAEIAAGWWAPFETYLAQERRYSRYTLRNYRQALEDFVRWRLGEGRSDAALENVQPREVRDFVIEAQRRFDRRTLHNHVSGLRSLYKFWVRRGRVVANPFVGVPLPRLEKRLPKFLTEEQMRKLLLGPQRLLENETVDSFTAWRDRLAMELIYGGGLRVSELAGLNYGQIDFDGGVARVLGKGRKERLCPLGTVALAVLKKFRSEFAQDTGAEAPVVVTAKHERITPRAVQLLLKRYLALAELPLDLTPHKLRHSYATHLLNAGADLRLVQELLGHASLSTTQIYTHVSVARLKEIYAKAHPRA